The following coding sequences are from one Pelagicoccus sp. SDUM812003 window:
- a CDS encoding thiamine pyrophosphate-dependent enzyme: MSTQTYSHVDYPETPEILSERDIRMDAGAAPTDEQLLLTYRWMAYSRFADMRILELFRQGRMKGTVTCSDGNEGLVAPMALMLDKEIDCVSWTHRGLPGHLIWSDHLGDHISQYLGNAGSPTLGREGNAHHGDPANRSYPMISHLGKMSSNVLGGTDSQRRKGLDAIGVTFFGDGGSSTGEIHESLNLAAVLNIPVIFVVENNKYAYSTPLHEQYAGELVDRAKGYGIKGIALDVAKVEENMTIFADAIRETRQSGRPMLIEMHSLRLRGHAGYDTCDYIDPAQTEKWIHEDALPNFRTRLVEKGYGDRLDQEDATLKAFVNETVSAAFKNPPCDPSGLIDDVFSPTTTPVDWSEAPDASETSSLTFAQAINAALDKVLADSPESLVMGQDIADYGGPFKVTEDLLEKYGRSRVLNTPICESAMVGYATGMAINGHRPIVEFQFADFATDATTQICLNAGTYHFRSGAKVPLIFRFPCGGGLTFGSFHSQDLEALYTHIPGLKFLYPSTPQDAYNAVLAAYEDDNPVCLFEHKKLYRLLKAPVSFDPNYKSVWQPALRRSGDYATVVTYGEMTLHANEACEYLEKEYDVSCDLFDLRCLSPLKLDTIETSLARTGRLVVITESRRNVGFAAELVARLTEKHFFNMEAPPLRIASKDMPVPFAPELEADYRPSKESILNQLIDWIEGV; encoded by the coding sequence ATGTCCACCCAGACCTACTCCCACGTCGACTATCCCGAAACGCCCGAGATTCTCTCGGAACGCGACATCCGCATGGACGCCGGCGCCGCCCCTACTGACGAGCAGCTTCTGCTGACCTACCGCTGGATGGCCTATTCCCGCTTCGCCGACATGCGCATCCTGGAGCTCTTCCGCCAAGGCCGCATGAAGGGCACCGTCACCTGCTCCGACGGAAACGAAGGCCTCGTCGCCCCCATGGCCCTCATGCTGGACAAGGAAATCGACTGCGTCTCCTGGACCCACCGCGGACTGCCCGGCCACCTGATCTGGTCGGACCACCTCGGCGACCACATTTCCCAGTACCTCGGAAACGCCGGCTCGCCCACCCTCGGACGCGAAGGCAACGCCCACCACGGCGACCCCGCCAATCGCTCCTACCCCATGATCTCCCATCTTGGGAAAATGTCCTCCAACGTGCTCGGCGGCACCGACTCCCAACGCCGCAAGGGCCTCGACGCCATCGGCGTGACCTTCTTTGGCGACGGCGGCTCCTCCACCGGCGAGATCCACGAATCCCTCAACCTCGCCGCGGTGCTCAACATCCCAGTCATTTTCGTGGTGGAAAACAACAAGTACGCCTACTCCACCCCGCTGCACGAGCAGTACGCCGGCGAACTGGTCGACCGGGCCAAGGGCTACGGCATCAAAGGCATCGCTCTCGACGTGGCCAAGGTGGAAGAGAACATGACGATCTTCGCCGACGCCATCCGTGAAACGCGCCAATCCGGTCGCCCCATGCTGATCGAGATGCACAGCCTGCGCCTGCGCGGACACGCTGGCTACGACACCTGCGACTACATCGACCCCGCCCAAACCGAAAAATGGATACACGAGGACGCGCTGCCAAACTTCCGGACTCGCCTGGTGGAAAAAGGCTACGGAGATCGCCTCGACCAGGAAGACGCCACCCTCAAGGCATTCGTCAACGAAACCGTCTCCGCCGCCTTCAAAAACCCTCCCTGCGACCCCAGCGGCCTGATCGACGACGTCTTTTCCCCCACCACTACTCCTGTCGATTGGTCAGAGGCTCCCGATGCCTCGGAAACGAGCTCCCTGACCTTCGCCCAAGCCATCAACGCGGCTCTCGACAAGGTGCTCGCCGACTCTCCCGAGTCGCTGGTCATGGGTCAGGACATCGCCGACTACGGCGGCCCCTTCAAGGTCACCGAGGATCTCTTGGAGAAATACGGCCGTAGCCGCGTTTTGAATACGCCGATCTGCGAATCCGCCATGGTGGGCTACGCTACCGGCATGGCCATCAACGGACACCGTCCCATAGTGGAGTTCCAGTTCGCCGACTTCGCCACCGACGCCACCACCCAGATTTGCCTCAACGCCGGCACCTACCATTTCCGCTCCGGAGCCAAGGTCCCTTTGATCTTCCGTTTCCCCTGCGGCGGCGGCCTCACGTTTGGCTCCTTCCACAGTCAGGACCTGGAAGCGCTCTACACCCACATTCCCGGACTCAAGTTCCTCTACCCAAGCACACCGCAAGACGCCTACAACGCAGTGCTTGCCGCCTACGAGGACGACAATCCAGTCTGCCTTTTCGAACACAAGAAGCTCTACCGCCTGCTTAAGGCGCCGGTGTCCTTCGATCCCAACTACAAGTCCGTCTGGCAGCCTGCCCTGCGCCGCTCCGGCGACTACGCCACCGTGGTGACCTACGGGGAGATGACGCTGCACGCCAACGAAGCCTGCGAGTATTTGGAAAAGGAATACGACGTGTCCTGCGACCTCTTCGACCTGCGTTGCCTCTCGCCGCTCAAGCTCGACACGATCGAGACCTCGCTGGCCCGAACCGGGCGTCTCGTCGTCATCACCGAATCCCGCCGCAACGTGGGCTTCGCAGCCGAACTGGTAGCCCGCCTAACCGAGAAACATTTCTTCAACATGGAAGCCCCGCCGCTTCGCATCGCTTCGAAAGACATGCCCGTCCCCTTCGCCCCCGAACTCGAAGCGGACTACCGCCCTAGCAAGGAATCCATCCTCAACCAATTGATCGACTGGATCGAAGGCGTCTAA
- the rpiB gene encoding ribose 5-phosphate isomerase B — MSKLTIAIGSDHAGFKYKQAIIAHLEGQGYQVKDYGTHSDASCDYPDFIRPVAEAVAAGEYDRGIVLGGSGNGEAIVANRVPGIRCGLCWNDQIAIWNRSHNDGNVLSIGERTVTEQQALSIVDTWLATEFEGGRHQPRIDKIDNPGLK; from the coding sequence ATGAGTAAACTCACCATTGCGATCGGTTCGGACCACGCGGGCTTCAAGTACAAGCAAGCCATCATCGCCCACCTCGAGGGCCAAGGCTACCAGGTCAAGGACTACGGCACCCACTCCGACGCCTCTTGCGACTATCCCGACTTCATCCGTCCCGTGGCGGAAGCGGTCGCCGCCGGCGAATACGACCGCGGCATCGTGCTGGGCGGATCCGGCAATGGAGAGGCCATCGTGGCCAACCGCGTTCCAGGCATCCGTTGCGGCCTCTGCTGGAACGATCAGATCGCGATCTGGAATCGCTCCCACAACGATGGAAACGTGCTCTCCATCGGCGAGCGCACCGTGACCGAGCAGCAGGCCTTGAGCATCGTGGATACCTGGCTGGCCACCGAATTCGAAGGCGGCCGCCATCAGCCCCGCATCGACAAGATCGACAATCCAGGGTTGAAGTAG
- a CDS encoding chemotaxis protein CheA, with protein sequence MSSYDPTQTFLLEAEDLLTLIEQSALDLKNQPADREALDLLFRSFHTLKGSGSMFGFEEVAAFTHHIETSLESVRDSGELPPAELVPLILSSIDEIKRLLAGEKSEQQIEIATQLASLSPSKPSGAPQDKSAKASPPDKDTANTRYRIAFTPPIDIGSAGLDPASLLDELRELGDCTVSVDTSRIPPIDQLAPDSCHLSWEILLRGECDERAIRDVFIFVEDDCQLAIETIDSTPVSRPKPAPNTCQDLLQRKNPIAQGTARVASEKLDQLVSLVGELVMNQSRLTQVASKFDSSELNAPVEEIERLASELRDSVLGIRMTPIGSTFNRFRRLVHDLSMELGKETVLNTEGEDTELDKTVIDQLGDPLVHLIRNSIDHGIESPSERAARGKPKAGAIKLSARHEGTHVIVSIEDDGRGLNEEKIRQKAIEKKLVDPDARLSDNEIHQLIFRAGFSTAENVTNVSGRGVGMDVVKRQIEALGGSLKVFSSWGQGTRIDLTLPLTLAIIDGMLVEVAGDRFILPMSAVTENVEITREERCAKNGRNLVNVRGELVPYIRLRDLFEEPSQGPDAEKVVITRFDGNRLGFVVDRVLGSHQTVIQSLGKVYETIEVVSGATIMGDGRVALILDLPSLVQHDRSVSQIYIQNH encoded by the coding sequence ATGAGTTCCTACGATCCCACTCAGACCTTCCTACTGGAAGCCGAGGACCTGCTCACCCTGATCGAGCAGAGCGCCCTAGACTTGAAGAATCAACCGGCCGATCGCGAAGCGCTCGACTTGCTGTTCCGCTCCTTCCACACCCTGAAAGGCTCCGGGTCCATGTTCGGCTTCGAGGAAGTCGCGGCCTTCACTCACCATATCGAGACCTCGCTTGAGAGCGTCCGCGATAGCGGCGAACTCCCCCCTGCTGAGCTCGTCCCGCTCATTCTCTCCTCCATCGACGAAATCAAGCGCCTGCTAGCAGGCGAAAAATCGGAGCAGCAGATCGAAATCGCCACGCAGCTCGCTTCCCTTTCACCTTCTAAACCATCGGGCGCCCCCCAGGATAAATCCGCAAAAGCGAGCCCGCCTGACAAGGATACGGCCAACACGCGATACCGCATCGCTTTCACTCCGCCAATCGATATCGGAAGCGCCGGTCTCGATCCCGCCTCCCTTCTCGACGAGCTCCGAGAACTGGGCGATTGTACCGTTTCCGTGGATACATCGCGCATCCCGCCGATCGATCAGCTGGCGCCAGACTCCTGCCATCTCAGCTGGGAAATCCTGCTGCGCGGCGAGTGCGACGAGCGGGCCATTCGAGACGTGTTCATCTTCGTCGAAGACGACTGCCAGCTCGCGATCGAGACCATCGACTCGACTCCGGTCTCCAGGCCCAAACCGGCGCCAAATACCTGCCAGGACCTGCTGCAACGCAAGAATCCGATCGCCCAAGGCACCGCTCGCGTCGCCTCCGAAAAGCTCGATCAATTGGTCAGCCTCGTAGGCGAGCTGGTGATGAATCAATCCCGACTCACCCAGGTCGCCAGCAAGTTCGACTCCTCGGAATTGAACGCGCCAGTCGAGGAGATCGAACGGCTCGCGTCCGAGCTGCGCGACAGCGTTCTGGGCATCCGCATGACCCCTATTGGCTCCACCTTCAACCGCTTCCGCAGGCTGGTGCACGACCTTTCCATGGAGCTGGGCAAGGAAACCGTTCTCAACACCGAGGGCGAAGACACAGAACTGGACAAAACCGTCATCGACCAGCTCGGCGATCCTCTGGTCCATCTGATCCGCAACAGCATCGACCATGGCATCGAATCGCCTTCCGAACGCGCCGCTCGCGGGAAGCCTAAAGCGGGAGCAATCAAGCTCTCCGCTAGACACGAAGGCACCCACGTCATCGTTTCCATCGAAGACGACGGCCGAGGGCTCAACGAGGAGAAGATTCGCCAAAAGGCCATCGAAAAAAAGCTCGTCGATCCCGACGCGCGCCTCAGCGACAACGAGATCCACCAGCTGATCTTTCGCGCTGGATTCTCTACCGCCGAAAACGTCACCAACGTCTCCGGACGCGGCGTCGGCATGGATGTCGTTAAACGACAGATCGAAGCCCTCGGCGGTTCGCTAAAGGTATTCAGTTCCTGGGGACAGGGCACGCGCATCGATCTCACGCTCCCGCTCACCCTGGCCATCATCGATGGTATGCTAGTAGAGGTCGCCGGCGATCGCTTCATCCTGCCGATGTCGGCAGTCACCGAAAACGTAGAAATCACCCGCGAGGAACGCTGCGCCAAAAACGGCCGCAACCTGGTCAACGTTAGAGGGGAACTGGTTCCCTACATCCGACTTCGCGACCTGTTCGAGGAGCCGAGCCAAGGCCCGGACGCGGAGAAGGTGGTCATCACTCGCTTCGACGGCAACCGCCTCGGCTTCGTGGTGGATCGCGTTCTCGGCAGCCACCAAACCGTGATCCAATCGCTCGGAAAAGTCTACGAAACCATCGAGGTCGTCTCCGGAGCGACCATCATGGGAGACGGCCGAGTCGCCCTCATCCTGGACCTCCCCAGCCTTGTGCAACACGACAGATCCGTATCACAAATATATATACAAAATCATTAG
- a CDS encoding response regulator encodes MSRTIITVDDSPSIRQMVSLALMQAGHKVLEAADGQEALDVLQRSQAQMVITDLNMPRMDGISLIKRLRALPAYKYVPIVMLTTESQQEKKMAGKSAGATGWIVKPFTSDQLLGVVKKVLR; translated from the coding sequence ATGAGTAGAACTATAATCACAGTCGACGACTCGCCAAGCATTCGACAGATGGTCAGCTTGGCTCTCATGCAAGCCGGGCACAAGGTGCTCGAGGCCGCAGACGGGCAGGAAGCCCTGGACGTGCTTCAACGAAGCCAAGCCCAAATGGTCATCACCGACCTGAACATGCCGCGCATGGATGGCATCTCCCTCATCAAGCGGCTGCGCGCCCTGCCCGCATACAAATACGTACCCATCGTCATGCTCACCACCGAATCCCAGCAGGAAAAGAAGATGGCTGGGAAAAGCGCCGGAGCGACGGGCTGGATCGTCAAACCTTTCACTAGCGACCAGCTTCTTGGCGTAGTCAAAAAAGTACTACGCTAG
- a CDS encoding response regulator: MSETRASILLADDERDLRLRVASELRSRQISCRAVDDASAAKSLLEEAPFDLMIADEQLAGAHGLDLVRWVGSYVEGLPIILVSANPDLQTARKAIQLPVVAYLEKPLGMEELVKEIERELDRQAIFRRLLEIREAVVESLSRIKDDGEELKRLPSEHQAKVSSLLASVEALTEQMNEIESLGNADLRVLALAKRRELEKALLAAVEALNATRRQFRSKELARLRRYLESVLEDAKRVQTP, translated from the coding sequence ATGTCGGAAACGCGGGCGAGCATACTACTAGCGGACGACGAGCGGGATCTACGGCTTCGGGTTGCCAGCGAGCTGAGGAGTCGGCAGATCAGCTGCCGGGCGGTTGACGACGCTTCCGCGGCAAAATCGCTGCTGGAGGAGGCTCCGTTCGATCTGATGATCGCGGACGAGCAGCTGGCCGGAGCGCATGGACTCGATCTGGTGCGCTGGGTGGGTTCCTACGTCGAAGGGCTCCCCATCATTCTAGTGTCGGCGAATCCGGATCTGCAGACAGCCAGGAAGGCCATCCAGCTTCCCGTGGTCGCTTATCTGGAAAAACCCTTAGGGATGGAGGAGCTGGTTAAGGAAATCGAACGCGAGCTGGACCGTCAGGCGATATTCCGGCGATTGTTGGAGATTCGCGAGGCGGTGGTTGAGAGCCTCTCTCGGATCAAGGATGACGGGGAGGAGTTGAAGCGGCTGCCAAGCGAGCATCAAGCGAAGGTGAGCTCGCTTCTAGCATCGGTCGAAGCGCTGACCGAGCAAATGAACGAGATCGAATCGTTGGGAAATGCGGACCTCCGCGTGCTGGCCTTAGCGAAGCGGAGGGAGCTGGAAAAAGCTCTGCTAGCGGCGGTGGAGGCTTTGAATGCGACTCGGAGGCAGTTCCGCTCCAAGGAGCTGGCTAGGCTTCGGCGATATCTCGAGTCGGTGCTGGAGGACGCGAAACGTGTGCAAACTCCCTAG
- a CDS encoding STAS domain-containing protein, with the protein MPIANQSKADDRYTAERALDIEASSSIAQEILEYIRSSDTPAIDLSKVESIDTFGVQILLAARSFARNRGKQLSFLAPTEAVRHAFHRVGFDSSEFETAPLSHHE; encoded by the coding sequence ATGCCAATAGCAAACCAATCCAAAGCAGACGACCGCTACACCGCCGAGAGAGCCCTAGACATCGAAGCGTCATCATCCATCGCCCAAGAGATTCTCGAATATATCCGTTCCTCGGATACGCCTGCTATCGACCTATCCAAGGTGGAGTCCATCGATACCTTCGGCGTTCAAATCCTGTTAGCGGCGCGTTCGTTCGCGCGCAATCGCGGGAAGCAGCTGAGCTTTCTCGCGCCAACCGAAGCCGTCCGTCACGCCTTCCATCGCGTCGGATTCGACTCGAGCGAATTTGAAACCGCCCCCCTTTCCCATCATGAGTAG
- a CDS encoding helix-turn-helix domain-containing protein: protein MQSIGERLEEARKRKGVTIREAAEATKIRGDYLNSFENNNFTINVPEIYVRGFLRSYCNFLKVNSEKVITDYNASLIGEAKAAKREHREFFGRMELQQPLVSEEPQGATPAEEPKEEPRGEKESKLTSFFDNIEKEVAIKIGIIAAAALLLVIVLVWLFRALTSGGADEGAATTPSNQMVPTQSQTATPSAQPAETKSITLIATGDVRVTVTERSTGRVLLDNHPMFAGQEEPIEIRDSVRIEYNEGANLNVEINGTAYGTNKTGPGYSTIDKSKI, encoded by the coding sequence ATGCAGAGTATTGGCGAAAGACTTGAAGAGGCGCGGAAGCGCAAAGGCGTCACCATCCGAGAAGCCGCGGAGGCTACCAAGATTCGTGGCGACTACCTCAACAGCTTCGAGAACAACAATTTCACCATCAACGTGCCCGAGATCTACGTGCGTGGATTTCTGCGTTCCTACTGCAATTTTCTCAAGGTCAACAGCGAGAAGGTCATCACCGACTACAACGCCAGCCTGATCGGCGAGGCCAAAGCGGCCAAGCGCGAGCATCGGGAGTTCTTCGGACGCATGGAGCTGCAGCAGCCGCTGGTCTCCGAGGAGCCGCAAGGCGCAACCCCAGCCGAGGAGCCCAAGGAAGAGCCCCGCGGCGAGAAGGAGAGCAAGCTGACGTCCTTCTTCGACAACATCGAAAAGGAGGTCGCCATCAAGATCGGCATCATCGCCGCTGCCGCCCTGCTCTTGGTCATCGTGCTGGTCTGGCTATTCCGCGCCTTGACCAGTGGCGGAGCCGACGAGGGCGCCGCGACCACGCCGTCCAATCAGATGGTTCCCACTCAGAGCCAAACCGCCACCCCTTCCGCCCAGCCCGCGGAAACCAAATCCATCACCCTGATCGCCACCGGCGACGTGCGGGTGACGGTGACGGAGCGCAGCACCGGTCGCGTGCTTCTCGACAACCACCCCATGTTCGCAGGTCAAGAGGAACCCATCGAAATCCGCGATTCGGTCCGCATCGAGTACAACGAAGGCGCGAATCTCAACGTGGAAATCAACGGAACCGCCTACGGAACCAACAAGACCGGACCGGGCTACTCCACAATCGACAAGAGCAAGATCTAG
- a CDS encoding aldo/keto reductase, whose translation MQYRRLGKSGLQVSALSFGSWVTFGDHVANRTAETCMQLAYDAGINFFDNAEGYADGQSEEVMGSALAKFGWSRDTYLVSSKVFWGGEKPNQTGLCKKHVIEACHAALRRLRVDYLDLYYCHRPDPNTPIEETVRAMDILIQQGKVLYWGTSEWSSQEIMEAYAIARQYNLTPPTMEQPEYNMLKRQRFEVEYERLYSQIGLGTTTFSPLAAGLLTGKYNDGIPEGSRLAHTQFDWMAEKLARLQAQGGIEILTSLATIADKLGATLPQLAIAWVLKNPNVSSVILGASKPEQLEQNLKALDILDTLNEEIMDEIEIAISRFREIDA comes from the coding sequence ATGCAGTATCGTCGCCTAGGCAAATCCGGTCTCCAAGTCAGCGCCCTCTCCTTCGGGTCATGGGTCACCTTCGGCGACCACGTGGCCAACCGCACCGCCGAGACCTGCATGCAGCTCGCCTACGACGCAGGCATCAACTTCTTCGACAACGCGGAAGGCTACGCCGACGGCCAGTCGGAAGAGGTCATGGGGTCGGCATTGGCAAAGTTCGGCTGGAGCCGCGACACCTACCTGGTTTCCTCAAAGGTCTTCTGGGGCGGCGAAAAGCCCAACCAGACCGGCCTCTGCAAGAAGCACGTCATCGAAGCCTGCCACGCCGCCTTGCGTCGCCTGCGCGTCGACTACCTCGACCTGTACTACTGCCATCGCCCCGATCCCAACACGCCCATCGAGGAGACGGTGCGAGCCATGGACATTCTGATCCAGCAGGGCAAAGTCCTCTACTGGGGCACCTCGGAGTGGTCCTCGCAAGAGATCATGGAGGCCTACGCCATCGCTCGCCAGTACAACCTGACGCCGCCCACCATGGAGCAGCCGGAGTACAACATGCTCAAGCGCCAGCGCTTCGAAGTGGAGTACGAACGCCTCTACTCGCAGATCGGCCTCGGAACCACCACCTTTTCCCCGCTCGCTGCCGGCTTGCTCACCGGCAAGTACAACGACGGCATTCCCGAGGGCAGCCGCCTCGCTCACACCCAGTTCGACTGGATGGCGGAGAAGCTGGCCCGCCTGCAAGCCCAAGGCGGCATCGAAATCCTCACGTCGCTCGCCACCATCGCCGACAAGCTCGGGGCCACCCTGCCGCAGTTGGCCATCGCATGGGTTTTGAAGAACCCAAACGTCAGCTCGGTCATTCTAGGGGCGTCGAAGCCAGAACAACTGGAACAAAACCTCAAAGCCTTGGACATCCTCGATACGCTCAATGAAGAGATCATGGATGAAATCGAAATCGCCATCTCCCGCTTCCGCGAAATCGACGCCTAA
- a CDS encoding TonB family protein: protein MGRFAASRVVERGKRSVLCGLLSALGCSFAMGQAKVTIDYETERLPVVAMDGSYPMVEVQGKLIPVFEGQVSVVPANRYTDGAVDVLKIDAMMGQDYGSSYGGHFFRFDATVRAERDFENCFILFVIAPETGAATYVMREIADINAVGNERILVTMPVNPGFGGGRFSYKLFSGGEEIEVRDPNGIMSIRDESQDSFVDGESGEPETDYEPIASSRENRSSAVGAPPKVEKARLLDFPKSLLGVVAGGYAVATFSIDEKGEVIEILSISGDRAEFIPEVWKTVTQSRYRPGIYQGKALVTTVRQTYFFNEFAPFSEEMVSVPYPNLRDRAPRVIYSPLPEIALSKARTVELEITVNRLGRVENPMVVDDSGRAEVGAAALQAIKQWIFEPAIVDGFPVEQRFRYQLKLAPQ from the coding sequence ATGGGAAGATTCGCTGCCAGCCGAGTCGTAGAGAGAGGGAAACGCAGTGTCCTTTGCGGGCTGCTTTCCGCGCTTGGCTGTTCTTTCGCCATGGGCCAGGCCAAGGTCACCATCGACTACGAGACGGAGCGGCTGCCGGTGGTGGCGATGGACGGCTCCTATCCCATGGTGGAGGTGCAGGGAAAGCTCATACCGGTCTTCGAGGGGCAGGTCTCGGTGGTGCCGGCCAATCGCTACACCGACGGGGCGGTCGATGTGCTCAAGATCGATGCCATGATGGGGCAGGACTACGGCTCGAGCTACGGCGGTCATTTCTTTCGCTTCGACGCTACGGTGCGAGCGGAGAGGGATTTCGAAAACTGCTTCATTCTCTTCGTCATCGCTCCCGAAACGGGGGCGGCGACATATGTGATGCGGGAGATCGCTGACATCAACGCGGTCGGAAACGAGCGCATCCTGGTCACCATGCCGGTCAATCCCGGTTTTGGCGGGGGCCGTTTCAGCTACAAGCTGTTTTCCGGCGGAGAGGAAATCGAGGTGCGCGATCCAAATGGGATCATGTCGATTCGCGACGAATCGCAGGACAGCTTCGTGGATGGGGAATCCGGCGAGCCGGAGACGGACTACGAGCCGATCGCCTCCAGTCGCGAGAACCGCTCCTCCGCGGTAGGAGCTCCGCCAAAGGTGGAAAAGGCTCGATTGCTCGATTTCCCCAAATCCCTGCTGGGAGTGGTGGCGGGCGGATACGCAGTAGCCACCTTCTCCATCGACGAGAAGGGCGAGGTGATCGAGATCCTCAGCATATCTGGCGACCGGGCGGAGTTCATTCCGGAGGTTTGGAAAACGGTGACGCAAAGCCGCTACCGCCCGGGCATCTATCAAGGCAAGGCCCTGGTGACGACGGTGAGGCAAACCTACTTCTTCAACGAGTTCGCTCCGTTTTCGGAGGAGATGGTTTCCGTTCCGTATCCAAATCTGCGCGACAGGGCGCCTCGCGTCATCTACTCTCCCCTCCCTGAAATCGCTCTTTCCAAGGCTCGCACCGTGGAGCTGGAGATAACGGTCAATCGCTTGGGACGTGTGGAGAACCCCATGGTGGTTGACGACTCCGGCAGAGCGGAGGTGGGAGCCGCCGCGCTGCAGGCGATCAAGCAGTGGATTTTCGAGCCAGCAATCGTGGATGGCTTTCCCGTGGAGCAGCGTTTTCGCTACCAGCTCAAGCTCGCCCCGCAGTAG